In the Chryseobacterium sp. MYb264 genome, one interval contains:
- a CDS encoding EpsG family protein, translating into MSLLHPYFLIIIFFLFIFSYQEVFRAKVDRKYLYMLGGFMVLVAGLRNGVGPDYGSYKGIYIYSDTVDYSSIILKGLHMDSKESVSVEWLYVLINKILLNVFDSPYYMLTLVIAAVAIFFKLQYVEDNTFYPFTFILFMFIPGFFIGECGQIRQNLGVAIGYFAVRFIKDRKLFYFLLCIYLAGGIHNICYAFIPMYWIARIPVNKTIMLAAIIISIILSPFEVYRVFGSFLDSVASDSTVIGGFNAYMEESVERLNGGVGIPEAMTAILTFFLFFYDTKLKEKYPYYEYHRNYALVGICFFFIFRNNPVFSSRLVGAFTGLGLVIIPNSMYVISKQSKIMVYVFIVFMVVFNFLVFASFRNIVAGRFTIDLYNNFLLP; encoded by the coding sequence ATGAGTTTATTACACCCATATTTTCTGATCATAATCTTTTTCCTATTCATATTTAGTTACCAGGAAGTTTTTAGGGCTAAGGTAGACCGAAAGTATCTGTATATGCTGGGAGGTTTTATGGTTCTCGTAGCAGGCCTTCGAAATGGTGTGGGCCCTGATTACGGAAGTTATAAAGGGATCTATATCTATTCTGATACCGTAGATTATTCCAGTATTATTTTGAAAGGGTTGCACATGGATTCCAAAGAGTCTGTTTCGGTGGAATGGCTGTATGTGCTCATCAATAAAATTCTTCTGAACGTTTTCGATTCACCTTATTATATGCTAACGCTCGTTATTGCGGCGGTGGCGATATTTTTTAAATTACAGTACGTTGAGGATAATACGTTTTATCCCTTTACCTTTATTCTTTTTATGTTTATTCCCGGCTTCTTTATTGGAGAATGTGGGCAGATTCGGCAGAATTTGGGGGTAGCCATCGGCTATTTTGCGGTAAGGTTTATAAAAGACAGGAAGCTCTTTTACTTTTTACTCTGTATTTATCTGGCAGGTGGAATTCATAATATATGTTATGCTTTTATTCCCATGTATTGGATCGCGCGAATTCCGGTGAATAAAACCATAATGCTCGCTGCAATTATCATATCGATTATTCTGTCTCCGTTTGAGGTGTATAGGGTTTTTGGTAGCTTTCTAGACAGTGTGGCTTCAGACAGTACTGTTATTGGTGGTTTTAATGCCTATATGGAAGAGTCTGTTGAGAGGCTGAATGGTGGAGTGGGGATTCCGGAAGCAATGACCGCAATTTTGACATTTTTTCTCTTTTTCTATGATACAAAGCTCAAGGAAAAATATCCTTACTATGAATACCACCGAAATTATGCACTTGTGGGGATCTGTTTTTTCTTTATTTTCAGAAATAATCCGGTTTTCTCATCAAGGTTGGTGGGGGCGTTCACCGGGTTGGGGCTTGTTATTATTCCGAATTCGATGTACGTGATTTCCAAGCAGAGTAAGATCATGGTCTATGTGTTTATTGTTTTTATGGTTGTATTTAACTTCCTTGTGTTTGCGAGTTTCAGAAATATCGTAGCGGGTAGATTTACAATTGATCTTTATAACAATTTCTTACTGCCTTAA